A portion of the Bifidobacterium sp. ESL0800 genome contains these proteins:
- the rpsI gene encoding 30S ribosomal protein S9 gives MAEETNNSAAQETEEELTSFTTETNAGAGTGASTIAPGYGTGRRKEAIARVRLVPGSGKWTINGRTLEEFFPSRLQQREVNSPIVLLKLENKFDVIVLVEGGGITGQAGAIRLGVARALNAIDRDANRAALKKAGFLTRDARVVERKKAGLHKARRAPQFSKR, from the coding sequence ATGGCTGAAGAAACCAATAACTCCGCGGCTCAAGAGACCGAAGAGGAACTTACATCATTCACCACTGAAACCAACGCCGGTGCTGGCACCGGTGCTTCCACGATCGCCCCGGGCTACGGCACGGGTCGTCGTAAGGAAGCCATCGCCCGCGTGCGCTTGGTTCCCGGGTCCGGCAAGTGGACCATCAACGGCCGCACCCTGGAGGAGTTCTTCCCCTCCCGTCTGCAGCAGCGTGAGGTCAACTCCCCGATCGTTCTGCTGAAGCTTGAGAACAAGTTCGATGTCATCGTCCTCGTCGAGGGCGGCGGCATCACCGGTCAGGCCGGCGCCATCCGCCTCGGCGTTGCCCGTGCGTTGAACGCCATCGACCGCGACGCCAACCGCGCCGCGTTGAAGAAGGCCGGCTTCCTCACCCGCGACGCCCGCGTCGTGGAGCGCAAGAAGGCAGGTCTGCACAAGGCACGTCGCGCGCCTCAGTTCTCGAAGCGTTGA
- a CDS encoding zinc-dependent alcohol dehydrogenase family protein, with the protein MKALVLTGVKQFEIEDRPTPALKAGEVLINTAYAGVCGTDHDLYAGRPGSASAVPPIVLGHENSGVVEAIGEGVTNVKPGDRVAVDPNIYCGQCEYCLTQRPELCDSLSAVGVTRDGGLEEQFTAPATVVYKLPDAVSLKDAATIEPISCAVHGVDLLDIHPYQKALVIGDGFMGQLFVQILQAYGIHQVDFAGLFDEKLELNQRLFNVKNIFNTNKVSIPENEYDIVIEAVGLPQTQHSAVLATKKGAQVLMFGVGAQEASFEMNTYDIYKKQLTIQGSFINPLTFKDAISLLESGKVDVDPLISHEFKLEDVQDFLDGKIEGVSKAVVKVGK; encoded by the coding sequence ATGAAGGCGCTTGTATTAACCGGTGTGAAGCAATTCGAGATCGAGGATCGGCCGACTCCCGCGCTCAAGGCGGGCGAGGTGCTGATCAATACCGCGTATGCGGGCGTATGCGGCACCGACCACGATCTGTATGCCGGACGCCCGGGTTCAGCTTCCGCCGTACCGCCGATTGTGCTGGGTCACGAAAATTCCGGCGTGGTCGAGGCCATTGGTGAAGGTGTTACCAACGTCAAGCCGGGAGACCGCGTGGCCGTCGACCCGAACATCTACTGCGGCCAGTGTGAATACTGCCTGACCCAGCGCCCTGAGCTCTGCGATTCGCTGAGCGCTGTCGGCGTCACGCGCGACGGCGGCCTCGAAGAGCAGTTCACCGCTCCCGCGACGGTGGTCTACAAGTTGCCGGATGCCGTCAGTCTCAAGGACGCGGCGACCATCGAGCCGATTTCCTGCGCGGTGCACGGCGTTGATCTGCTCGACATCCATCCCTATCAGAAGGCGCTGGTGATCGGCGACGGCTTCATGGGCCAGCTGTTCGTCCAGATCCTGCAGGCCTACGGCATCCATCAGGTCGATTTCGCCGGCCTGTTCGACGAAAAGCTCGAGCTCAATCAGCGGCTCTTCAACGTCAAGAACATCTTCAACACCAACAAGGTTTCGATTCCCGAGAACGAATATGACATCGTCATCGAGGCCGTCGGTCTTCCGCAGACGCAGCATAGCGCGGTTCTGGCCACCAAGAAGGGCGCTCAGGTGCTCATGTTCGGCGTCGGAGCGCAAGAGGCGAGCTTCGAGATGAACACGTATGACATCTACAAGAAGCAGCTGACCATCCAGGGCTCCTTCATCAACCCGCTGACTTTCAAAGACGCCATCAGCCTGCTGGAAAGCGGCAAGGTCGACGTCGACCCGCTGATCAGCCACGAATTCAAGCTCGAAGATGTGCAGGACTTCCTCGACGGCAAGATCGAGGGCGTTTCCAAGGCCGTGGTCAAGGTCGGCAAGTAG
- a CDS encoding VOC family protein → MMKPMSDFTTDFQHSGMPAKDLDETIEFYTKKLGFELAGLFPNGKNRCAFLRYGHLTIETWEGDPVAMKDGAINHWALDTPDIEAAFENAKALGLELKDKEIQSIPTFWDNGIRFFNVYGPNRETIEFCQIV, encoded by the coding sequence ATTATGAAGCCAATGTCTGATTTCACCACAGATTTCCAGCATTCCGGTATGCCCGCCAAGGATTTGGACGAGACCATCGAGTTCTATACCAAGAAGCTCGGTTTCGAGCTTGCCGGTCTCTTCCCGAACGGCAAGAACCGTTGCGCCTTCCTGCGTTACGGCCACCTGACCATCGAGACTTGGGAAGGTGATCCGGTGGCGATGAAGGACGGCGCCATCAACCACTGGGCGTTGGATACCCCGGATATCGAGGCCGCGTTCGAAAACGCCAAGGCGCTCGGACTTGAGCTCAAAGACAAGGAGATCCAGTCCATTCCGACGTTCTGGGACAACGGCATCCGCTTCTTCAACGTCTACGGCCCGAACCGCGAGACCATCGAGTTCTGCCAGATCGTCTGA
- a CDS encoding ROK family transcriptional regulator: MPKATTASIKTQNLHAVTAHIYTHSGVTKQNLQQTLGLSLPTISQNLQSLERNGLIAKGETLDSTGGRRARTYVFKPQTRCAIGVGTTSDQVTLCAVDLKGNVIAEERHDATFSAAPRFIADLGGKISRFAADLEGRGSHVLGAAFAIKGLISEDGSEVIYGNIMNNTGLQVKALETATGLRCALIHDSMASASAELWFDKTLQDAICLYLGQRPGGAVIVDGSISLGPNRRNGTIEHMTLVPDGLPCYCGNKGCMDPYCSTEFLTSRGKEHLDEFFEHVRSGDKEARRRFDTWLGYLAQTINNVRNVLACDIIIGGTVTQYLETQDFERLKAKCDRLNTFQSDTYEIRKSICGQNQEIVGAALHYIAPYVEAICR, from the coding sequence ATGCCGAAAGCAACCACAGCTTCGATCAAAACGCAGAACCTGCACGCGGTTACGGCGCATATCTATACGCATAGCGGCGTGACCAAGCAGAACCTGCAGCAAACGCTGGGGCTGAGCCTGCCCACCATCAGCCAGAACCTGCAAAGCCTTGAACGCAACGGGCTGATCGCCAAAGGCGAGACCCTGGATTCCACGGGCGGGCGCAGGGCGCGCACCTACGTTTTCAAGCCTCAGACACGTTGCGCAATCGGCGTGGGAACGACGAGCGACCAAGTCACGCTTTGCGCGGTAGACCTCAAAGGCAATGTCATCGCCGAAGAACGCCATGACGCCACGTTTAGCGCCGCCCCACGATTCATCGCAGATCTCGGAGGGAAAATATCGCGGTTCGCCGCCGACCTCGAAGGCCGAGGATCGCACGTACTGGGCGCGGCATTCGCCATCAAAGGGCTTATCTCCGAGGACGGCAGCGAAGTCATCTACGGCAACATCATGAACAACACCGGTCTTCAGGTCAAAGCGCTCGAGACGGCGACGGGACTCAGGTGCGCACTGATCCACGACTCCATGGCTTCGGCGTCGGCTGAATTATGGTTTGATAAAACTTTGCAAGACGCAATATGCCTGTATCTGGGTCAACGGCCAGGCGGCGCCGTCATCGTCGACGGATCGATCAGCCTCGGCCCGAACCGGCGCAACGGCACCATCGAGCATATGACGCTCGTGCCCGACGGCCTGCCCTGCTACTGCGGCAACAAGGGGTGCATGGACCCTTACTGCTCCACGGAATTCCTGACTTCGCGCGGCAAAGAACACCTTGACGAATTCTTCGAACACGTCCGCTCCGGAGACAAGGAAGCCCGTCGACGCTTCGACACGTGGCTGGGCTATCTCGCGCAGACCATCAACAACGTGCGCAACGTCCTCGCCTGCGACATCATCATCGGCGGCACCGTGACGCAATATCTTGAAACGCAGGATTTCGAGCGGCTCAAGGCCAAATGCGACAGGCTCAACACCTTCCAATCGGATACCTACGAGATCCGCAAGAGCATCTGCGGGCAGAATCAGGAAATCGTGGGGGCCGCGCTGCACTATATCGCCCCATATGTAGAGGCAATCTGCAGATAA
- a CDS encoding glycosyltransferase family A protein, producing MNDTANDVTVVITCFNQAGSIQQSVESACAQTCPPARVIVVDDASDDEETQKTLAVLAHRPALEVVHRARNGGPSAARNTGIKRVSTPLVVVLDGDDCLEPEYIEATRTELMADERVFAASSWMRTFGVLGATVRPSGGEVEKFLCRNAAPATCMFRVSALRRSGGYDESMRKGFEDWDCYLSLFETLAQDERPSRVAMVEKPLIRYRTAPASSNIVSMNSRLELLRYLIGKHRDLYQDHLEGALLGFEKTGMHRLSLFEATVKSNPELIEHCEDVKGFMASPSFGDGGMAAAVRIESKISAKSRAKTGNIADTPEFF from the coding sequence ATGAACGATACGGCGAACGACGTGACGGTGGTGATCACCTGCTTCAATCAGGCGGGCTCGATCCAGCAGAGTGTCGAATCCGCCTGTGCCCAGACGTGCCCGCCGGCCCGTGTCATCGTGGTCGATGACGCTTCGGATGACGAGGAAACGCAGAAGACGTTGGCCGTATTGGCTCATAGGCCCGCGCTCGAAGTCGTGCATCGGGCCCGCAACGGAGGCCCGAGCGCCGCCCGCAACACCGGTATCAAACGGGTTTCTACGCCGTTGGTAGTGGTGCTTGACGGCGATGACTGCTTGGAACCGGAGTATATCGAGGCGACGCGGACCGAGCTGATGGCGGACGAGCGAGTATTCGCGGCCTCGTCGTGGATGCGCACGTTCGGAGTGCTGGGCGCCACGGTGAGGCCCAGCGGTGGAGAGGTAGAGAAGTTCCTGTGCCGTAATGCCGCACCGGCGACCTGCATGTTCCGTGTCTCGGCTTTGCGGCGAAGCGGAGGCTACGACGAAAGCATGCGCAAGGGGTTCGAGGATTGGGATTGCTACCTGTCGTTGTTTGAGACGTTGGCGCAAGACGAACGACCCAGCCGCGTCGCGATGGTCGAAAAACCGTTGATTCGTTATCGTACGGCCCCCGCTTCTTCGAATATCGTGAGCATGAATTCACGTTTGGAATTGCTGCGATACCTGATCGGCAAGCACCGTGATTTGTATCAAGATCATCTTGAAGGGGCGCTTTTAGGCTTTGAGAAAACAGGTATGCATCGTTTGTCATTATTCGAAGCAACGGTGAAAAGCAACCCGGAACTGATCGAGCATTGCGAGGATGTGAAAGGATTCATGGCATCCCCGTCCTTTGGCGATGGGGGAATGGCTGCGGCGGTCAGAATCGAAAGTAAGATTAGCGCCAAAAGCCGCGCAAAAACGGGCAATATCGCCGACACGCCCGAATTTTTCTAG
- the rpsJ gene encoding 30S ribosomal protein S10, translating into MAGQKIRIRLKSYDHEVIDQSAKKIVETVTNAGATVVGPVPLPTEKNVFVVIRSPHKYKDSREHFEMRTHKRLIDIVDPTPKAVDSLMHIDLPADVNIEIKL; encoded by the coding sequence ATGGCGGGACAGAAAATCCGCATCAGGCTTAAGTCCTATGACCATGAGGTCATCGACCAATCGGCGAAGAAAATCGTCGAAACGGTCACGAACGCGGGTGCCACTGTGGTGGGCCCGGTTCCTCTGCCTACTGAGAAGAACGTCTTTGTGGTAATTCGTTCTCCTCATAAATACAAGGATTCTCGCGAGCATTTCGAGATGCGCACTCATAAGCGCCTCATCGACATCGTGGACCCGACCCCCAAGGCCGTGGATTCATTGATGCACATCGATTTGCCTGCGGATGTCAATATCGAGATCAAGCTGTAA
- the rplC gene encoding 50S ribosomal protein L3 yields the protein MSLQKANRSALLGRKLGMSQVWDEQGFFVPVTLVDVSTNVVTCVKTEESDGYKAVQLGYGQIDPTKVTKPMAGHFAKAGVTPRRHLVEVRTDNVDEFKPGQELTADLFADGSEVDVTGTTKGKGFAGTIKRWGFKSYRRTHGSHKNERRPGSVGACATPSRILKGKRMAGRMGHVTSTVQNLEVVSSDVENGVIAIKGALPGPKGGIVLLRSAVKGA from the coding sequence ATGTCGTTGCAGAAAGCAAATCGTTCTGCGCTGCTGGGCCGCAAGCTCGGTATGTCGCAGGTTTGGGACGAGCAGGGTTTCTTCGTTCCCGTGACGCTCGTTGATGTGTCCACGAACGTGGTCACTTGCGTCAAGACCGAAGAGAGCGACGGCTACAAGGCCGTTCAGCTCGGCTACGGCCAGATTGATCCCACCAAGGTGACCAAGCCCATGGCTGGTCATTTCGCGAAGGCGGGCGTTACCCCGCGTCGTCATCTGGTCGAGGTCCGTACGGACAACGTCGACGAGTTCAAGCCCGGTCAGGAACTGACCGCCGACTTGTTCGCCGATGGTTCGGAAGTGGACGTCACCGGTACGACCAAGGGCAAGGGCTTCGCCGGAACCATCAAGCGTTGGGGCTTCAAGTCCTATCGTCGTACTCACGGCTCTCACAAGAACGAACGCCGCCCCGGCTCAGTCGGTGCATGCGCGACTCCGAGCCGTATCCTGAAGGGCAAGCGTATGGCCGGTCGTATGGGCCATGTCACTTCCACCGTGCAGAACCTTGAGGTCGTTTCCTCCGACGTGGAGAACGGCGTCATCGCCATCAAGGGCGCTCTTCCAGGGCCCAAGGGTGGCATCGTCCTGCTTCGTTCGGCTGTGAAGGGAGCCTGA
- the rplD gene encoding 50S ribosomal protein L4, whose translation MAKVTLNVTDAKGKSAGTVEAPVEIFGISNEEVEAHVPLIHQVVIAQLAAARQGTHAVKSRGDVSGGGKKPWKQKGTGRARQGSIRAPQWVHGGIAHGPVPRDYSQRTPKKMKAGALRYVLSNRANAGHVAVVDFGIKDTPSTKAAIAALTPVSQNEFTTVVLSRDNVNEWLSVRNIPTVHVLFADQLNTYDVVTAQYVVFSKEGFDAFVAAKTEPKEA comes from the coding sequence ATGGCAAAAGTAACACTCAATGTCACCGACGCCAAGGGCAAGTCCGCCGGCACCGTCGAAGCGCCGGTCGAGATCTTCGGCATCTCCAATGAAGAGGTCGAGGCTCACGTTCCGCTGATTCATCAGGTTGTCATCGCTCAGCTCGCCGCTGCTCGTCAGGGCACGCACGCGGTCAAGAGCCGTGGCGACGTCTCCGGCGGCGGCAAGAAGCCGTGGAAGCAGAAGGGCACCGGTCGCGCTCGTCAGGGCTCGATCCGCGCTCCTCAGTGGGTCCATGGTGGTATCGCTCACGGCCCGGTGCCGCGCGATTACTCCCAGCGCACTCCCAAGAAGATGAAGGCCGGCGCACTGCGCTATGTGCTTTCCAACCGTGCGAACGCCGGTCACGTCGCTGTTGTCGACTTTGGTATCAAGGACACTCCGTCCACCAAAGCCGCCATCGCCGCGCTGACCCCGGTAAGCCAAAACGAGTTCACCACTGTCGTGCTTTCGCGTGACAACGTCAACGAGTGGCTTTCCGTTCGCAACATCCCGACGGTGCATGTGCTCTTCGCAGATCAGCTCAACACCTACGATGTGGTTACCGCTCAGTATGTCGTCTTCAGCAAAGAGGGCTTTGATGCCTTCGTCGCTGCCAAGACTGAGCCCAAGGAGGCCTGA
- the rplW gene encoding 50S ribosomal protein L23, whose protein sequence is MVAIHNPAHDVIIKPVVSEKSYAAGDRGQYTFVVAPDANKVQIKQAIEKIFNVKVTNVNTLNRAGKRQRTRTGFGRRVNEKRAIVTVAEGQSIDIFGN, encoded by the coding sequence ATGGTAGCTATTCACAACCCAGCCCACGATGTCATCATCAAGCCGGTAGTCTCCGAAAAGAGCTATGCCGCCGGTGACCGTGGTCAGTACACTTTCGTGGTCGCTCCTGATGCCAACAAGGTTCAGATCAAGCAGGCCATCGAAAAAATCTTCAATGTTAAGGTGACGAACGTCAACACCCTCAACCGCGCCGGCAAGCGCCAGCGCACCCGCACCGGTTTCGGTCGCCGCGTCAATGAAAAGCGCGCGATTGTGACTGTTGCCGAGGGCCAGTCGATCGACATCTTCGGCAACTGA
- the rplB gene encoding 50S ribosomal protein L2 produces the protein MAIRVYKPTTPGRRGASVSDFSDLTRSTPEKSLVRKLNSTGGRNSYGRVTSRHRGGGHKRQYRLIDFKRWDKDGVPARVAEIEYDPNRSARIALLHYADGEKRYIVAPKGIKQGDVIETGENADIKPGNNLPLRNIPTGTIVHAIELRPLGGAKIARSAGAGVQLVAKDGAYAQLRMPSGEIRNVDARCRATIGEVGNSDHANVQLGKAGRARWMGRRPITRGESMNPVDHPHGGTTRGGKPPVSPWGKGEVRTRRPKKASNKMIVRRRPNGKNRK, from the coding sequence ATGGCTATCCGCGTTTATAAGCCGACGACTCCGGGCCGTCGTGGTGCGTCTGTGTCGGATTTCTCCGACCTCACGCGCTCCACGCCTGAGAAGTCGCTGGTACGCAAACTCAACAGTACTGGCGGTCGTAACTCATACGGCCGTGTGACCTCGCGCCATCGCGGCGGCGGCCACAAGCGTCAGTATCGTCTCATCGATTTCAAGAGGTGGGACAAGGACGGCGTTCCCGCGCGTGTTGCTGAGATCGAATATGATCCGAACCGTTCCGCCCGTATCGCCCTCCTGCATTATGCAGATGGCGAGAAGCGCTATATCGTAGCGCCCAAGGGCATCAAGCAGGGTGACGTCATCGAGACCGGCGAGAATGCCGATATCAAGCCTGGCAACAATCTGCCGCTGCGCAACATCCCGACCGGTACGATCGTCCACGCTATCGAGCTCCGCCCCTTGGGCGGCGCCAAGATCGCGCGTTCCGCTGGTGCAGGCGTTCAGCTCGTCGCCAAGGACGGTGCTTACGCCCAGCTGCGTATGCCGTCCGGAGAAATCCGCAACGTCGACGCCCGCTGCCGCGCCACCATCGGTGAGGTCGGCAATTCCGATCATGCCAACGTGCAGCTCGGCAAGGCCGGTCGCGCTCGTTGGATGGGTCGTCGCCCGATCACCCGTGGTGAGTCCATGAACCCGGTCGACCACCCGCATGGTGGTACCACTCGCGGTGGCAAGCCGCCTGTGTCGCCGTGGGGCAAGGGCGAAGTTCGTACTCGCCGTCCGAAGAAGGCTTCGAACAAGATGATTGTTCGTCGTCGTCCCAATGGCAAGAACCGTAAGTAA
- the rpsS gene encoding 30S ribosomal protein S19 — protein sequence MSRSIKKGPFVDAHLQKKVDEQNEKGTKNVIKTWSRRSMITPDFIGHTFAVHDGRKHVPVFVTESMVGHKLGEFAPTKTFRGHVHDDKKARR from the coding sequence ATGTCACGTAGCATCAAGAAGGGCCCCTTCGTCGACGCCCATTTACAGAAGAAAGTCGACGAACAGAACGAGAAGGGCACGAAGAACGTCATCAAGACGTGGTCGCGCCGTTCGATGATCACTCCGGACTTCATCGGTCACACCTTCGCTGTGCATGATGGTCGCAAGCATGTTCCGGTCTTCGTGACCGAGTCCATGGTGGGCCACAAGCTCGGTGAATTCGCACCGACGAAGACGTTCCGTGGTCATGTTCATGACGACAAAAAAGCTCGTCGCTAA
- the rplV gene encoding 50S ribosomal protein L22: protein MEAKAIARHVRVTPRKARRMVDLIRGKKVSEAVTILKFAPQDASEPVLKVLRSATANARVKADKAGEAFRENDMYVKETYVDEGVTLKRFRARAQGRAGRINKRTSHITVVVASKEGAR, encoded by the coding sequence ATGGAAGCTAAAGCAATCGCACGTCACGTCCGTGTGACGCCGCGCAAGGCTCGCCGCATGGTCGACCTCATCCGAGGCAAAAAAGTGAGCGAAGCCGTCACCATTCTGAAATTCGCACCGCAGGATGCCTCCGAGCCAGTGCTCAAGGTTCTGCGCAGCGCCACTGCGAACGCACGCGTCAAGGCCGATAAGGCCGGCGAGGCGTTCCGTGAGAACGATATGTATGTGAAAGAGACCTATGTGGACGAAGGCGTGACGCTCAAGCGTTTCCGCGCTCGTGCACAGGGCCGCGCCGGACGCATCAACAAGCGCACCAGCCACATCACCGTCGTTGTCGCCAGCAAGGAAGGAGCCCGCTAA
- the rpsC gene encoding 30S ribosomal protein S3 — protein MGQKINPLGYRLGITEDHRSKWFSDSNKPGERYSDFVLEDDKIRKAMNKDLERAGVSRIVIERTRDRVRVDIHTARPGIVIGRRGAEAERVRAKLEKITGKQVQLNIFEVKNASIDAQLVAQSIAEQLTNRVTFRRAMRKAQQDAMRAGAKGIRIKLSGRLGGAEMSRSEFYREGRVPLQTLRALIDYGFFEARTTYGRIGVKVWIYKGDMTERQFDEQQAQQDNNRGRRGGDRRPRRGSRPSGARGSKPEAKAPQAAAPAAEPAAAAAPAASEAKE, from the coding sequence ATGGGTCAGAAGATCAATCCGTTAGGCTACCGCCTGGGTATCACTGAAGACCACCGTTCCAAGTGGTTCTCCGATTCCAACAAGCCTGGTGAGCGTTACAGCGACTTCGTCCTCGAGGACGACAAGATTCGCAAGGCCATGAACAAGGACCTCGAGCGTGCGGGCGTGTCCCGTATCGTCATCGAGCGTACCCGTGACCGCGTGCGCGTGGACATCCACACCGCTCGTCCGGGCATTGTCATCGGTCGTCGCGGAGCCGAAGCCGAGCGCGTTCGCGCCAAGCTCGAGAAGATCACGGGCAAGCAGGTTCAGCTCAACATCTTCGAGGTCAAGAACGCCTCTATCGACGCCCAGCTTGTCGCTCAGTCCATCGCCGAGCAGCTGACCAACCGTGTCACGTTCCGTCGTGCCATGCGCAAGGCTCAGCAGGACGCGATGCGCGCTGGCGCCAAGGGTATCCGCATCAAGCTCTCCGGCCGCCTTGGAGGCGCCGAGATGAGCCGTTCCGAGTTCTATCGTGAGGGTCGCGTTCCGCTGCAGACCCTTCGCGCTCTCATTGATTACGGCTTCTTCGAAGCCCGTACGACCTATGGCCGTATCGGCGTGAAGGTCTGGATCTATAAGGGCGACATGACTGAACGTCAGTTCGATGAGCAGCAGGCCCAGCAGGATAACAACCGTGGACGCCGTGGCGGCGATCGTCGCCCGCGCCGTGGTTCTCGTCCGTCCGGCGCTCGTGGTTCCAAGCCAGAAGCCAAGGCCCCGCAGGCCGCGGCCCCGGCCGCCGAGCCCGCAGCAGCCGCAGCGCCTGCCGCCTCGGAAGCAAAGGAGTGA
- the rplP gene encoding 50S ribosomal protein L16 produces MLIPKRTKYRKQQRPKRRGMSKGGNEIAFGDYGIQALAPAYISNRQIEAARIAMTRYIKRGGRVWITIFPDRPLTKHALGSRMGSGKGTPESWIANVHPGRVMFEIGGVEEATAKEALRRAIDKLPMKCRIIAREGGDL; encoded by the coding sequence ATGCTTATCCCAAAGAGGACTAAGTACCGTAAACAGCAGCGTCCGAAGCGTCGCGGCATGTCCAAGGGCGGCAACGAGATCGCGTTCGGCGATTATGGCATTCAGGCTTTGGCCCCTGCCTATATCTCCAACCGTCAGATCGAGGCTGCTCGTATCGCCATGACCCGCTACATCAAGCGTGGCGGTCGTGTGTGGATCACGATCTTCCCTGATCGTCCTTTGACCAAGCACGCGCTCGGAAGCCGAATGGGTTCCGGCAAGGGCACCCCGGAGTCCTGGATCGCCAACGTGCATCCCGGACGCGTGATGTTCGAAATCGGTGGCGTCGAGGAAGCGACCGCGAAGGAAGCCCTTCGCCGTGCTATCGACAAGCTGCCGATGAAGTGCCGCATTATCGCACGTGAAGGCGGTGATCTCTGA
- the rpmC gene encoding 50S ribosomal protein L29: MAVGTADYSIKNLNEKTNDEIEGFLKKSKEELFNLRFQNATGQLDNSARLKAVKHDIARMYTVLRERELGISEEPESGDTKTEEK, from the coding sequence ATGGCAGTCGGAACAGCAGACTACAGCATCAAGAATCTCAACGAGAAGACCAATGACGAAATCGAGGGCTTCCTCAAGAAGTCCAAGGAAGAGCTCTTCAACCTGCGCTTCCAGAACGCCACTGGTCAGCTTGACAACTCCGCTAGGCTCAAGGCCGTGAAGCACGACATCGCCAGGATGTACACCGTCCTGCGCGAGCGTGAACTCGGCATCAGCGAAGAGCCTGAGTCGGGCGACACGAAGACTGAGGAGAAGTAA
- the rpsQ gene encoding 30S ribosomal protein S17 has protein sequence MAEKQERNFRKTRSGYVVSDAMDKTITVELEQRSTHPLYGKVVRSTRKVKVHDEHNDAHNGDFVRIMETRPLSKTKRWRLDSIVERAK, from the coding sequence ATGGCTGAAAAGCAAGAGCGCAACTTCCGTAAGACTCGTAGCGGTTACGTCGTGTCCGACGCAATGGACAAGACCATCACCGTCGAGCTCGAGCAGCGTTCGACCCACCCGCTCTACGGCAAGGTCGTTCGTTCCACTCGTAAGGTCAAGGTTCATGACGAGCACAATGACGCCCACAACGGCGACTTCGTGCGTATCATGGAGACTCGGCCTTTGAGCAAGACCAAGCGTTGGCGTCTCGACTCCATCGTCGAACGCGCCAAGTAA
- the rplN gene encoding 50S ribosomal protein L14 yields the protein MIQQETRLHVADNTGAKEILAIRVLGGSKRRYAGIGDVIVASVKDAIPGGSVKKGDVVKAVVVRTVKEHRRKDGSYIKFDENAAVILGSGHEPKGTRIFGPVGRELRDKRFMKIVSLAPEVI from the coding sequence ATGATTCAGCAGGAAACGCGGCTTCATGTCGCCGACAACACGGGTGCCAAGGAGATCTTGGCCATCCGAGTGCTCGGCGGATCGAAGCGACGCTATGCCGGCATCGGCGACGTCATCGTCGCCTCCGTCAAGGACGCGATCCCTGGCGGGTCGGTCAAGAAGGGCGACGTGGTCAAGGCCGTTGTCGTCCGCACAGTAAAAGAGCATCGTCGTAAAGACGGCTCATACATCAAGTTCGACGAGAACGCTGCGGTTATTCTTGGCTCCGGCCATGAGCCCAAGGGCACTCGTATCTTCGGACCGGTCGGCCGTGAACTGCGCGACAAGCGCTTCATGAAGATCGTGTCCCTCGCCCCGGAGGTGATCTGA
- the rplX gene encoding 50S ribosomal protein L24, translated as MVAKIKTGDQVKVIRGKDRGKEGKVSKVLPNDRLIVEGVQIVKKHVRATQQGQQSGIVSVEAPIHRSNVMVIDPETKEPTRVGVKVETKAVDGKVKTVRTRIAKKSGKELA; from the coding sequence ATGGTAGCCAAGATCAAGACCGGCGATCAGGTCAAGGTCATCCGCGGCAAGGATCGCGGCAAAGAGGGCAAGGTCAGCAAGGTACTGCCCAACGATCGTCTGATCGTCGAGGGTGTGCAGATCGTCAAGAAGCATGTGCGCGCCACCCAGCAGGGTCAGCAGTCCGGCATCGTCTCCGTTGAGGCCCCGATTCATCGCTCCAATGTGATGGTCATCGACCCGGAGACCAAGGAACCGACCCGCGTGGGCGTCAAGGTGGAGACCAAGGCCGTTGACGGCAAGGTCAAGACCGTGCGTACCCGCATCGCCAAGAAATCAGGAAAGGAGCTGGCATGA